Proteins encoded in a region of the Mucispirillum schaedleri ASF457 genome:
- the tssI gene encoding type VI secretion system tip protein TssI/VgrG: MSSSNQVSELIFTGREIDNYKFRVVEARILERLDYPFEIECICYYEGISNEPDEKTGVSNLIDRNIRLYLNDPSYTNNKNRPLQSKLFIGVVSEIIYLGNKELPSNYSTNNKYYYRFKLNSQLIRLSYNRAYRIYNNKSVLEVLNHLFERSRGPITVQIDFSRVQNYFPVEEYITQYNESDLDFLLRLCSRYGIYISESDKGINFYDSVYKADFSTSNNEYVNEEVSKHVMYPYNPSSDNYLSSHCISSIEYGIRGRNLWSIFSTSESSNPSRHQAGISENYWDTREIDNRDKVTTYASNINNYHPSFTNINYQNGLQFQATLNVLSNHIESLNIKARSNILELNTNDVITITNIEGRESSYKIIGIVHYYHDKSEQGGRILEHEPSLYSMYSNELSLIPNTMPYAMKVIEKPRALGITTGVVTGNSEDINSERNSIVVDDYGRVRVQFASNVVQGRYDEEVFSGKYLFTHSCYLRYTSPAASSHSGFISVPRVGDEVVVSFIDGDPDRPIITGSLYNHETPSLIQNEILVNKHKTSLSSKTVGLNERGRNELTMSNLPNSEEIYLKAERDYKELVQNDYEQSILNNKTSKVSGSHNESILQSHIQNIAGLKDVNVGGEYLTVVALSKDTAVGLSNTLNVGAENTLRVAGDSKEFISGDKIVEIEGDIKESYLSDCIKTVSRNVEETVQGSIDQTCKGGINISSKNHYDVTCEHDMDLYSKQNVTITSDEHTSLVSDSMNMEINASCDIAAQEFNINTHSSFIINIGDDASITSDGSSMTFKISEVELLLDSEGLTLNKGKFNIKK; the protein is encoded by the coding sequence ATGTCATCATCTAATCAAGTATCAGAGTTAATCTTTACAGGCAGGGAAATAGATAACTATAAATTCCGAGTAGTAGAAGCCAGGATATTAGAGCGTTTAGATTATCCCTTTGAAATAGAGTGTATATGCTATTATGAAGGTATAAGCAACGAGCCTGATGAAAAAACTGGTGTAAGTAATTTAATAGATAGAAATATTCGTCTTTATTTGAACGACCCATCCTATACCAATAATAAAAATCGTCCACTACAAAGTAAACTTTTTATAGGAGTAGTAAGTGAGATAATTTATTTAGGCAATAAGGAACTTCCGTCCAATTATTCTACAAATAATAAATATTATTACCGTTTTAAATTAAATTCCCAGTTAATAAGATTAAGTTATAATAGAGCATACAGAATATATAACAATAAAAGTGTGTTAGAAGTATTAAATCATTTATTTGAAAGGTCAAGAGGACCAATAACCGTTCAGATAGATTTTTCGCGAGTTCAGAATTATTTTCCAGTAGAAGAGTATATAACCCAGTATAATGAAAGTGATTTAGATTTTTTATTACGACTATGCAGCAGATATGGTATATATATCTCTGAAAGTGATAAAGGCATTAATTTTTATGATTCAGTATATAAGGCAGATTTCAGCACAAGTAATAATGAATATGTTAATGAAGAAGTAAGTAAACATGTAATGTATCCTTATAACCCATCCAGTGATAATTATTTATCAAGCCACTGTATATCAAGCATAGAGTATGGAATAAGAGGAAGAAACTTATGGAGTATCTTCAGCACATCAGAATCCAGTAACCCATCAAGACATCAAGCAGGTATCAGTGAAAATTACTGGGATACAAGGGAGATAGATAACCGAGATAAAGTAACAACTTATGCATCAAATATAAATAATTATCACCCAAGTTTTACTAATATAAATTATCAAAATGGTTTACAGTTTCAAGCCACATTAAATGTATTAAGTAATCATATAGAATCATTGAATATAAAAGCCAGAAGCAATATATTAGAGTTAAATACCAATGATGTAATAACGATAACTAATATAGAGGGCAGAGAATCAAGTTATAAGATAATCGGTATAGTTCATTATTATCATGATAAAAGTGAGCAGGGCGGCAGAATATTAGAGCATGAGCCGTCTTTATATTCGATGTATAGCAATGAATTATCATTAATCCCCAATACAATGCCTTATGCAATGAAAGTAATAGAGAAACCACGAGCTTTAGGTATTACGACAGGAGTAGTAACAGGCAATAGTGAAGATATAAACAGTGAAAGAAACAGTATAGTAGTAGATGATTATGGCAGAGTAAGAGTTCAGTTTGCCAGTAATGTTGTTCAGGGCAGATATGATGAGGAAGTATTCAGCGGCAAATATTTATTTACACACAGCTGTTATTTAAGATATACCAGCCCTGCTGCCAGCAGCCATTCAGGATTTATCTCAGTTCCTCGTGTAGGAGATGAGGTAGTGGTAAGTTTTATAGACGGCGACCCCGACAGGCCAATAATCACAGGCAGTTTATATAATCATGAAACTCCATCACTTATTCAAAATGAGATACTGGTGAATAAACATAAGACATCTTTATCCTCAAAAACAGTGGGATTAAATGAGAGAGGCAGAAATGAGCTTACAATGAGTAATCTTCCTAATAGTGAAGAAATCTATTTGAAAGCAGAAAGGGATTATAAAGAGTTAGTGCAGAATGACTATGAGCAGAGTATCTTAAATAACAAGACAAGCAAAGTAAGCGGCAGTCATAATGAAAGTATATTACAGTCACATATCCAGAATATAGCAGGTTTAAAAGATGTGAATGTAGGCGGCGAATATTTAACAGTAGTAGCATTAAGCAAGGATACAGCAGTAGGGTTATCTAATACCTTAAATGTGGGTGCAGAAAATACACTTCGTGTAGCAGGAGACAGCAAAGAATTTATAAGCGGCGATAAGATAGTTGAAATAGAGGGCGATATAAAAGAAAGCTATCTAAGTGATTGTATAAAAACAGTGTCAAGAAATGTAGAAGAAACAGTCCAAGGCAGTATAGACCAGACATGCAAAGGAGGTATTAATATATCAAGCAAAAATCATTATGATGTAACCTGCGAGCATGATATGGACTTATACAGTAAACAGAATGTAACTATAACATCAGATGAGCATACAAGTTTAGTATCAGATTCAATGAATATGGAGATAAATGCATCATGCGATATTGCTGCACAGGAATTTAATATTAATACCCATTCGTCATTTATAATAAATATAGGCGATGATGCCAGTATCACATCAGACGGCAGTAGTATGACATTTAAAATCAGCGAAGTAGAACTATTGCTGGACAGCGAAGGACTTACATTAAATAAGGGTAAGTTTAATATTAAAAAATAG